A stretch of Caenorhabditis elegans chromosome IV DNA encodes these proteins:
- the Y51H4A.22 gene encoding uncharacterized protein (Confirmed by transcript evidence), producing the protein MLFRNLLLFLTISSFICVAEAGKIHRHLKKIGKRFEKWEKTEEEVFAEKLQHWNEQTDKQVNDTKWYFAQNMVTSFVHSSSSENEFYSDAKDSIDSMLSDDLVAEICGSNEKLNSFKYSLYVAHESLKMKKIDDSVHDSVQYKVKDTPKDTLQVVFKFEQTTKKDEKSTVLFDVTMKITFPKHLRPNFLITELHQGGSCADHGVVGYAMLDPATEPLKAASSAKGLFYLFTPSYFKYIGVPLNKLSTNWLWALDPKDLKVEICHQNEEAPVEYTREQLYSSTW; encoded by the exons atgcttTTTCGAAACCTGCTCTTGTTTCTCACGATAAGCTCATTCATTTGTGTTGCTGAAGCTGGAAAGATCCACAGACAtctgaagaaaattggaaagagATTCGAAAAATGGGAGAAAACCGAAGAAgaag tgttcgCCGAAAAACTGCAACATTGGAACGAGCAAACCGACAAGCAGGTGAATGACACAAAATGGTATTTTGCTCAGAATATGGTCACTTCATTTGTGCATTCATCGTCTTCTGAAAATGAGTTCTACAGTGATGCAAAGGATTCGATCGACTCGATGTTAAGTGATGATTTGGTTGCAGAAATTTGTGGATCAAATGAGAAATTGAATTCCT TCAAGTACAGTCTTTATGTAGCTCATGAGAgtttgaagatgaagaaaatcGATGATTCTGTGCATGATTCGGTGCAATATAAAGTGAAAGACACCCCGAAAGACACTCTTCAAGTCGTCTTCAAATTCGAGCAAACCActaaaaaagacgaaaagtccaCAGTTTTGTTTGACGTAACTATGAAAATTACG ttcccaAAGCACCTAAGACCCAACTTCTTGATCACGGAACTCCATCAAGGCGGAAGTTGTGCAGATCATGGAGTTGTTGGATACGCGATGCTTGATCCAGCAACGGAACCTCTAAAAGCTGCTTCCAGTGCCAAGGGATTGTTCTATCTATTCACTCCGAGCTATTTCAAGTACATTGGTGTTCCGTTGAATAAGCTTTCAACAAATTGGCTCTGGGCACTGGATCCCAAGGATCTTAAAGTGGAAATTTGTCACCAAAATGAAGAGGCTCCAGTAGAATATACTAGAG AACAACTTTATTCGTCCACGTGGTGA
- the Y51H4A.23 gene encoding Bet_v_1 domain-containing protein (Predicted): MEILLHAIRDRYKRFAMMWHPEVGNDEYMTVQMLSQDEQKLSARVTMKLEMGINTTAKVWEWNFKITANLNSDKKWYITYFEFMCNPFIKYMDESLISIRDVATEKFLSTMRDQQPPVSWWSTVEFVKQFQKDEKMEAQICAVDYTDIPLPATESTYFKIKTIAKGYSPAYRFVHNWEFHIKWDKMDQFYYIHKIDISCGKQVSDWAGERYVFISKEVWKRDMGLG; this comes from the exons ATGGAGATCCTGCTCCATGCTATTCGCGACAGGTACAAAAGATTTGCAATGATGTGGCATCCGGAAGTTGGAAACGACGAGTACATGACCGTGCAAATGTTGAGTCAGGATGAGCAAAAGCTGTCTGCACGAGTCACCATGAAGCTTGAAATGGGAATTAATACAACCGCAAAAGTTTGGGAATGGAACTTTAAGATTACGGCTAATCTG aattctgACAAAAAGTGGTACATAACGTATTTCGAGTTTATGTGCAATCCCTTCATCAAGTATATGGACGAATCTCTGATCTCAATTCGAGATGTGGCAACTGAGAAGTTCTTGTCAACTATGCGGGACCAGCAACCGCCCGTCTCGTGGTGGTCAACTGTAGAGTTTGTGAAACAGTTTCAGAAGGATGAGAAAATGGAAGCTCAAATTTGCGCG GTAGATTATACTGATATTCCTCTGCCAGCAACAGAAAGCACGTACTTCAAAATAAAGACCATTGCGAAGGGTTACAGTCCAGCGTATCGTTTTGTACACAACTGGGAGTTTCATATAAAATGG GACAAAATGGACCAATTCTATTACATTCATAAGATTGATATTAGCTGTGGAAAACAGGTTTCTGATTGGGCTGGAGAAAGATatgtatttatttcaaaagagGTTTGGAAAAGAGACATGGGTTTAGGTTAA